The proteins below are encoded in one region of Phaseolus vulgaris cultivar G19833 chromosome 1, P. vulgaris v2.0, whole genome shotgun sequence:
- the LOC137814694 gene encoding uncharacterized protein, producing the protein MMTTLKLNLGQHMIVSPLIPCTLAFTPSSIAVTLTNQHASSSLTLCYTPTHLLTRVRSHSHPFPESNDQVEDLRVPDHWLDPNISLQESEWLRVTLHKWLDDEYCPEETNVEISRVAANSYYNSLLQKQTDLGEILLKMARELESINYKESFHGAFSSANAAIDLIAQRIEQFCQSI; encoded by the exons ATGATGACAACCTTGAAACTAAATCTGGGTCAGCACATGATCGTGTCGCCTCTCATCCCTTGCACACTCGCATTCACACCATCTTCCATTGCCGTAACTCTGACTAACCAACATGCTTCTTCTTCACTAACTCTATGCTATACTCCAACTCATTTGCTCACACGGGTCAGATCCCATTCTCACCCATTCCCAGAATCCAATGACCAAGTTGAAGACCTTAGAGTCCCTGACCATTGGTTAGACCCAAACATTTCCTTGCAG GAATCAGAATGGCTTAGGGTTACTTTACATAAATGGTTGGATGATGAGTACTGTCCAGAAGAAACCAATGTGGAAATAAGCCGAGTTGCTGCCAACTCATACTACAATTCTTTGCTACAGAAGCAAACAGACCTGGGTGAGATTCTGTTGAAGATGGCCCGTGAACTGGAGTCTATTAACTACAAAGAGAGTTTCCATGGGGCATTCTCATCAGCAAATGCTGCTATTGACCTCATTGCTCAACGGATAGAACAGTTCTGTCAATCAATCTGA
- the LOC137814692 gene encoding auxin response factor 2A-like isoform X1, whose protein sequence is MRRRREMEPEPRDGLPRNRGPGDDLYTELWRACAGYSVHVPRVGELVFYFPQGHLEQVAAFTQHQQDGHMEIPASGLPSKILCRVVYVQLQAEIYTDEVFAQVTLVPEAKQNDFDLENEDNHVPLRTATYSFSKVLTPSDTSTHGGFSIPKRHADECFRPLDMTHQTPAQEILAKDLRGFEWHFRHIYRGQPKRHLLTSGWSTFVNAKKLVAGDSCIFVSGESGEVRVGIRRANRHPSNASLSSSLISGHSMQLGILASASHAVSTGSLFTVYYHPWTNPFEFIIPLEKYLKSTVPDYSIGARVQMQCDVEESLRRYAGTIIGTEVIDSIRWPGSEWRCLKVQWDAAVDAFMHPERVCPWWIEPLESATEKHFPVLPNPKRPHLLNQHPLPGLSVFGMNDAGQSSARAASQTQRTDRDLQGQDYSGLSTSWPLQRPSSSDVINPSKFSISGSQFGKENLNQLPFHMQDILHKSLGRSTSLAHEDLSISSSNLGSICSDSLGWPPYESRNENDAPFGQLGSCSRYKLFGVSLIDRQPELPSSQPSSLRSTPPMSVTSGKTCQKCRSVNRSCTKVIKLGTALGRAVDLSRFRGYDELIAELDSMFDFGGGLVNGSSGWHVTCIDDDGDMMFLRDYPWQDFQCVVQKMIICQKDGINSLNPRSSADPPSL, encoded by the exons ATGAGGAGGAGGAGAGAGATGGAGCCTGAACCCAGAGACGGTCTTCCCCGTAACCGAG GTCCCGGAGATGATTTGTACACTGAACTGTGGCGTGCATGTGCGGGATATTCCGTTCATGTTCCTCGTGTTGGAGAGTTGGTTTTCTACTTCCCTCAAGGCCACTTGGAGCAG GTTGCTGCATTTACTCAGCATCAGCAAGATGGACACATGGAAATTCCTGCGTCTGGTTTGCCTTCTAAGATCTTATGCAGGGTTGTGTATGTTCAGTTACAG GCCGAAATTTACACAGATGAGGTTTTTGCTCAAGTTACATTAGTTCCGGAGGCCAAG CAAAATGATTTTGATTTAGAGAACGAGGACAATCATGTTCCTTTAAGAACTGCAACCTACTCCTTCAGTAAGGTACTCACTCCATCAGACACAAGCACACATGGTGGATTCTCTATTCCGAAGAGACATGCTGATGAATGCTTCCGTCCCCTG GACATGACTCATCAAACGCCTGCACAGGAAATTCTTGCGAAGGACTTGCGCGGGTTCGAGTGGCATTTTCGACACATATACCGTG GTCAGCCGAAACGACACTTGCTAACTAGTGGTTGGAGCACGTTCGTGAATGCAAAGAAACTTGTTGCTGGAGATTCATGCATTTTTGTTAG TGGGGAGTCTGGAGAAGTTCGTGTTGGGATTCGTCGGGCAAATAGACATCCCAGCAATGCATCCCTGTCTTCATCTCTGATATCGGGTCATAGCATGCAACTTGGAATTTTGGCTAGTGCTTCCCATGCTGTTTCCACAGGATCCCTGTTCACTGTCTATTACCACCCTTG GACGAATCCCTTTGAGTTTATTATTCCTCTGGAAAAATATTTGAAGTCAACTGTTCCCGACTATTCAATTGGAGCGAGAGTACAAATGCAGTGTGATGTTGAAGAGTCTCTAAGAAG ATATGCAGGTACGATAATTGGTACTGAAGTTATTGACAGCATTAGGTGGCCTGGTTCTGAATGGAGATGTCTCAAG GTGCAATGGGATGCCGCAGTAGATGCCTTCATGCACCCTGAAAGGGTTTGTCCTTGGTGGATTGAGCCATTGGAATCTGCCACGGAGAAGCACTTTCCTGTTCTCCCAAACCCAAAAAGgccacatctacttaaccagcACCCTTTGCCTGGATTAAGTGTCTTTGGCATGAATG ATGCTGGTCAGAGTTCAGCCAGGGCGGCATCTCAGACTCAGAGAACGGATAGGGACTTGCAAGGACAAGATTACAGTGGCCTGAGTACTTCATGGCCATTGCAAAGACCATCATCGAGTGATGTAATCAACCCATCGAAGTTCTCAATCAGTGGCTCACAATTTGGGAAGGAAAATCTGAACCAGCTCCCCTTTCACATGCAAGACATTCTTCATAAATCTCTTGGAAGATCAACGTCATTGGCACATGAAGACTTGTCAATATCAAGTTCAAATTTAGGCTCCATTTGTTCTGACTCCCTGGGATGGCCTCCTTACGAATCTAGAAATGAAAATGATGCTCCATTTGGTCAACTTGGAAGTTGTAGTAGATACAAGCTTTTTGGAGTTAGCTTAATTGACCGCCAACCGGAGCTCCCTTCATCACAACCTTCAAGTCTGCGTTCTACTCCTCCAATGTCTGTTACCTCCGGGAAAACATGTCAGAAGTGTCGCTCTGTCAATCGTAGCTGCACAAAG GTGATTAAGCTGGGAACTGCTCTTGGAAGAGCAGTTGATCTTAGCCGTTTTCGTGGATATGATGAACTCATTGCTGAGCTCGACTCGATGTTTGATTTTGGTGGCGGCTTAGTCAATGGAAGCAGTGGATGGCATGTGACCTGCATAGATGATGATGGAGACATGATGTTCTTGCGAGATTATCCATGGCA GGATTTCCAGTGTGTGGTGCAAAAGATGATCATATGTCAGAAGGATGGTATTAACAGTCTCAATCCAAGGTCCTCAGCAGATCCTCCAAGCCTTTAG
- the LOC137814692 gene encoding auxin response factor 2A-like isoform X2 — protein MEEGPGDDLYTELWRACAGYSVHVPRVGELVFYFPQGHLEQVAAFTQHQQDGHMEIPASGLPSKILCRVVYVQLQAEIYTDEVFAQVTLVPEAKQNDFDLENEDNHVPLRTATYSFSKVLTPSDTSTHGGFSIPKRHADECFRPLDMTHQTPAQEILAKDLRGFEWHFRHIYRGQPKRHLLTSGWSTFVNAKKLVAGDSCIFVSGESGEVRVGIRRANRHPSNASLSSSLISGHSMQLGILASASHAVSTGSLFTVYYHPWTNPFEFIIPLEKYLKSTVPDYSIGARVQMQCDVEESLRRYAGTIIGTEVIDSIRWPGSEWRCLKVQWDAAVDAFMHPERVCPWWIEPLESATEKHFPVLPNPKRPHLLNQHPLPGLSVFGMNDAGQSSARAASQTQRTDRDLQGQDYSGLSTSWPLQRPSSSDVINPSKFSISGSQFGKENLNQLPFHMQDILHKSLGRSTSLAHEDLSISSSNLGSICSDSLGWPPYESRNENDAPFGQLGSCSRYKLFGVSLIDRQPELPSSQPSSLRSTPPMSVTSGKTCQKCRSVNRSCTKVIKLGTALGRAVDLSRFRGYDELIAELDSMFDFGGGLVNGSSGWHVTCIDDDGDMMFLRDYPWQDFQCVVQKMIICQKDGINSLNPRSSADPPSL, from the exons ATGGAGGAAG GTCCCGGAGATGATTTGTACACTGAACTGTGGCGTGCATGTGCGGGATATTCCGTTCATGTTCCTCGTGTTGGAGAGTTGGTTTTCTACTTCCCTCAAGGCCACTTGGAGCAG GTTGCTGCATTTACTCAGCATCAGCAAGATGGACACATGGAAATTCCTGCGTCTGGTTTGCCTTCTAAGATCTTATGCAGGGTTGTGTATGTTCAGTTACAG GCCGAAATTTACACAGATGAGGTTTTTGCTCAAGTTACATTAGTTCCGGAGGCCAAG CAAAATGATTTTGATTTAGAGAACGAGGACAATCATGTTCCTTTAAGAACTGCAACCTACTCCTTCAGTAAGGTACTCACTCCATCAGACACAAGCACACATGGTGGATTCTCTATTCCGAAGAGACATGCTGATGAATGCTTCCGTCCCCTG GACATGACTCATCAAACGCCTGCACAGGAAATTCTTGCGAAGGACTTGCGCGGGTTCGAGTGGCATTTTCGACACATATACCGTG GTCAGCCGAAACGACACTTGCTAACTAGTGGTTGGAGCACGTTCGTGAATGCAAAGAAACTTGTTGCTGGAGATTCATGCATTTTTGTTAG TGGGGAGTCTGGAGAAGTTCGTGTTGGGATTCGTCGGGCAAATAGACATCCCAGCAATGCATCCCTGTCTTCATCTCTGATATCGGGTCATAGCATGCAACTTGGAATTTTGGCTAGTGCTTCCCATGCTGTTTCCACAGGATCCCTGTTCACTGTCTATTACCACCCTTG GACGAATCCCTTTGAGTTTATTATTCCTCTGGAAAAATATTTGAAGTCAACTGTTCCCGACTATTCAATTGGAGCGAGAGTACAAATGCAGTGTGATGTTGAAGAGTCTCTAAGAAG ATATGCAGGTACGATAATTGGTACTGAAGTTATTGACAGCATTAGGTGGCCTGGTTCTGAATGGAGATGTCTCAAG GTGCAATGGGATGCCGCAGTAGATGCCTTCATGCACCCTGAAAGGGTTTGTCCTTGGTGGATTGAGCCATTGGAATCTGCCACGGAGAAGCACTTTCCTGTTCTCCCAAACCCAAAAAGgccacatctacttaaccagcACCCTTTGCCTGGATTAAGTGTCTTTGGCATGAATG ATGCTGGTCAGAGTTCAGCCAGGGCGGCATCTCAGACTCAGAGAACGGATAGGGACTTGCAAGGACAAGATTACAGTGGCCTGAGTACTTCATGGCCATTGCAAAGACCATCATCGAGTGATGTAATCAACCCATCGAAGTTCTCAATCAGTGGCTCACAATTTGGGAAGGAAAATCTGAACCAGCTCCCCTTTCACATGCAAGACATTCTTCATAAATCTCTTGGAAGATCAACGTCATTGGCACATGAAGACTTGTCAATATCAAGTTCAAATTTAGGCTCCATTTGTTCTGACTCCCTGGGATGGCCTCCTTACGAATCTAGAAATGAAAATGATGCTCCATTTGGTCAACTTGGAAGTTGTAGTAGATACAAGCTTTTTGGAGTTAGCTTAATTGACCGCCAACCGGAGCTCCCTTCATCACAACCTTCAAGTCTGCGTTCTACTCCTCCAATGTCTGTTACCTCCGGGAAAACATGTCAGAAGTGTCGCTCTGTCAATCGTAGCTGCACAAAG GTGATTAAGCTGGGAACTGCTCTTGGAAGAGCAGTTGATCTTAGCCGTTTTCGTGGATATGATGAACTCATTGCTGAGCTCGACTCGATGTTTGATTTTGGTGGCGGCTTAGTCAATGGAAGCAGTGGATGGCATGTGACCTGCATAGATGATGATGGAGACATGATGTTCTTGCGAGATTATCCATGGCA GGATTTCCAGTGTGTGGTGCAAAAGATGATCATATGTCAGAAGGATGGTATTAACAGTCTCAATCCAAGGTCCTCAGCAGATCCTCCAAGCCTTTAG
- the LOC137814693 gene encoding zerumbone synthase isoform X2 gives MIRMGLSGNISYSRALFAESFNRLLSTQAGGKLQDKVALITGAASGIGKTTATKFINNGAKVIIADIHQQLGEETAKELGSNATFITCDVTQESDISNAVDFAVSKYKQLDIMYNNAGVPCRSPQSIVDLDMALFDKIMDINVRGAVAGMKHAARVMIPRGSGSILCTASVTGVMGGLAQHTYSISKSAIIGIVKSLASELCRHGIRVNCISPFAIPTPFVLGEMSQIYPHVNSQRHADIIHNAGVLKGVYCEPNDIAEAALFLASDNAKYVSGHNLVVDGGFTSFKNLDFPAPDQVQ, from the exons ATGATAAGAATGGGTTTGAG TGGCAACATTTCCTATTCAAGGGCTTTGTTTGCTGAGAGCTTCAACAGGCTGTTGTCTACTCAAGCTGGAGG GAAGCTACAAGACAAGGTTGCACTGATCACTGGAGCAGCTAGTGGAATAGGAAAGACCACAGCTACCAAATTTATCAATAATGGAGCTAAGGTTATTATTGCTGATATTCATCAACAGCTTGGTGAGGAGACGGCAAAAGAACTAGGATCTAATGCTACTTTCATAACATGTGATGTCACTCAAGAGTCAGACATATCCAATGCTGTTGATTTTGCCGTTTCTAAATACAAACAACTTGATATCATGTACAACAATGCAGGGGTACCCTGCAGAAGTCCTCAAAGCATTGTTGACCTGGACATGGCATTGTTTGACAAAATCATGGACATAAATGTTCGTGGTGCTGTGGCAGGCATGAAGCATGCAGCACGTGTGATGATCCCACGTGGAAGTGGGTCTATTCTCTGCACAGCAAGTGTCACAGGTGTGATGGGAGGTTTGGCCCAGCACACTTACTCAATATCTAAGTCTGCAATCATAGGCATTGTTAAATCGCTGGCTTCAGAGCTCTGCAGGCATGGAATCCGAGTCAATTGCATATCACCTTTTGCCATCCCAACACCTTTTGTTCTGGGAGAAATGAGTCAGATTTATCCTCATGTTAATAGTCAGAGACATGCGGATATTATTCACAATGCTGGTGTCCTAAAGGGTGTCTATTGTGAACCCAATGATATTGCTGAAGCTGCACTTTTTCTTGCGTCAGATAATGCCAAGTATGTTAGTGGACACAACTTGGTTGTGGATGGAGGTTTCACATCTTTTAAGAATTTGGACTTTCCTGCACCAGATCAAGTTCAGTAG
- the LOC137814693 gene encoding zerumbone synthase isoform X1 — MIRMGLRNSGNISYSRALFAESFNRLLSTQAGGKLQDKVALITGAASGIGKTTATKFINNGAKVIIADIHQQLGEETAKELGSNATFITCDVTQESDISNAVDFAVSKYKQLDIMYNNAGVPCRSPQSIVDLDMALFDKIMDINVRGAVAGMKHAARVMIPRGSGSILCTASVTGVMGGLAQHTYSISKSAIIGIVKSLASELCRHGIRVNCISPFAIPTPFVLGEMSQIYPHVNSQRHADIIHNAGVLKGVYCEPNDIAEAALFLASDNAKYVSGHNLVVDGGFTSFKNLDFPAPDQVQ, encoded by the exons ATGATAAGAATGGGTTTGAG AAACAGTGGCAACATTTCCTATTCAAGGGCTTTGTTTGCTGAGAGCTTCAACAGGCTGTTGTCTACTCAAGCTGGAGG GAAGCTACAAGACAAGGTTGCACTGATCACTGGAGCAGCTAGTGGAATAGGAAAGACCACAGCTACCAAATTTATCAATAATGGAGCTAAGGTTATTATTGCTGATATTCATCAACAGCTTGGTGAGGAGACGGCAAAAGAACTAGGATCTAATGCTACTTTCATAACATGTGATGTCACTCAAGAGTCAGACATATCCAATGCTGTTGATTTTGCCGTTTCTAAATACAAACAACTTGATATCATGTACAACAATGCAGGGGTACCCTGCAGAAGTCCTCAAAGCATTGTTGACCTGGACATGGCATTGTTTGACAAAATCATGGACATAAATGTTCGTGGTGCTGTGGCAGGCATGAAGCATGCAGCACGTGTGATGATCCCACGTGGAAGTGGGTCTATTCTCTGCACAGCAAGTGTCACAGGTGTGATGGGAGGTTTGGCCCAGCACACTTACTCAATATCTAAGTCTGCAATCATAGGCATTGTTAAATCGCTGGCTTCAGAGCTCTGCAGGCATGGAATCCGAGTCAATTGCATATCACCTTTTGCCATCCCAACACCTTTTGTTCTGGGAGAAATGAGTCAGATTTATCCTCATGTTAATAGTCAGAGACATGCGGATATTATTCACAATGCTGGTGTCCTAAAGGGTGTCTATTGTGAACCCAATGATATTGCTGAAGCTGCACTTTTTCTTGCGTCAGATAATGCCAAGTATGTTAGTGGACACAACTTGGTTGTGGATGGAGGTTTCACATCTTTTAAGAATTTGGACTTTCCTGCACCAGATCAAGTTCAGTAG